A genomic region of Rheinheimera sp. MMS21-TC3 contains the following coding sequences:
- a CDS encoding glycine C-acetyltransferase: MRSNRFLQHIQQQIDEVKAEGLYKAERVITSQQQTDVTVAGEQVINFCANNYLGLANHPDLIAAAQQGLDSHGFGVASVRFICGTQDIHKTLEQKLSKFLGTEDTILYSSCFDANTGLFETLLGAEDAIISDELNHASIIDGVRLCKAKRYRYANNDMAALEAQLKQADADGARFKLIATDGVFSMDGVIADLKGICDLADKYDAMVMVDDSHAVGFVGKDGRGTHEYCDVIERVDIITGTLGKALGGASGGYTSGKKEVIEWLRQRSRPYLFSNSLAPSIVAASISVLDKLQNGGELRAKLWQNASYFREKMTAAGFTLAGNDHAIIPVMLGDAKVAAEMAKRMLAEGIYVIGFSFPVVPKGQARIRTQISAAHTTEQLDKAIAAFIRIGKDMGVIA; the protein is encoded by the coding sequence ATGCGCAGCAACCGTTTTTTGCAACATATCCAACAACAAATAGATGAAGTTAAAGCCGAGGGCTTATATAAGGCAGAGCGAGTTATTACGTCGCAGCAGCAAACAGATGTCACTGTTGCTGGTGAGCAAGTCATAAACTTTTGTGCTAATAACTATCTTGGCTTAGCAAATCATCCTGATTTAATTGCAGCTGCTCAGCAAGGTTTAGACAGCCATGGTTTTGGTGTGGCGTCGGTGCGTTTTATTTGTGGTACTCAAGATATTCATAAAACCTTAGAGCAAAAGCTTAGTAAGTTCTTAGGCACAGAAGACACAATTTTATATTCTTCTTGTTTTGATGCTAATACCGGTTTATTTGAAACCTTATTAGGCGCAGAAGATGCCATTATTTCTGATGAATTAAATCATGCATCTATTATTGATGGTGTTCGCTTATGTAAAGCTAAGCGTTATCGTTATGCTAATAATGATATGGCAGCATTAGAAGCTCAATTAAAGCAAGCTGATGCTGATGGTGCACGCTTTAAGTTAATTGCAACTGATGGTGTGTTTTCAATGGACGGCGTTATTGCCGATTTAAAAGGTATTTGTGACTTAGCCGATAAATACGATGCTATGGTAATGGTTGATGATAGCCATGCTGTCGGCTTTGTGGGTAAAGACGGTCGCGGTACCCATGAGTATTGTGATGTTATTGAAAGAGTCGACATTATAACCGGTACCTTAGGTAAAGCTTTAGGTGGTGCGTCAGGGGGTTATACCTCAGGTAAGAAAGAAGTTATTGAATGGCTACGTCAGCGCTCACGGCCTTACTTGTTTTCAAACTCTTTAGCGCCTTCAATTGTTGCCGCGTCTATCAGTGTGTTAGATAAGTTACAAAATGGCGGTGAGTTAAGAGCCAAGTTATGGCAGAACGCCAGTTATTTCAGAGAAAAGATGACCGCAGCAGGCTTTACGCTAGCCGGTAATGATCATGCTATTATTCCTGTCATGCTAGGCGATGCTAAAGTGGCAGCAGAAATGGCGAAACGTATGTTAGCTGAAGGTATTTATGTTATTGGTTTCTCTTTTCCTGTGGTGCCTAAAGGCCAAGCTAGAATTAGAACTCAAATTTCAGCAGCTCATACAACAGAGCAATTAGATAAAGCTATTGCCGCCTTTATTCGTATTGGTAAAGACATGGGCGTGATTGCATAG
- the pstC gene encoding phosphate ABC transporter permease subunit PstC produces MSNLTLLTLLLILMAIGYQLGISRSRKVASLDQRQKMSARHHHYGVMVGLWAVLPAFLLLLLWLWLAPLAINGLMLAQLPAEIASLPADQLKVVSQRISNLASNFAIAGDAQEWELKAASHLQQLRTNSALVLTALIAVIAAMGLLLSLYKITPRLQARQQVESVVKVLLILCSAVAVLTTIGIVLSMVGETLKFFSFINPVDFFFGTTWNPRFSTVGSADQGSFGILPLLSGTFLIAIIAMLVAIPLGLLVAVYLAEYAPLKLRNTAKPLIEVLAGIPTIVYGFFALVTVGPFLNQFGTLVGLDIRATSALTAGVVMGIMIIPFISSLTDDIIVQIPKSLRDASLGLGATKSETIIKVVLPAALPGIVGAVLLAASRAIGETMIVVLAAGNSPALTADPFQAVSTVTVTIVNQLTGDNDFSSPQSLVAFALGLTLFVITLLLNIFALIIVRKYREQYE; encoded by the coding sequence ATGAGTAACCTTACACTACTTACGCTGTTGTTAATCTTGATGGCAATAGGCTACCAGCTGGGTATAAGCCGCAGTCGCAAAGTAGCTAGCCTAGATCAAAGGCAAAAAATGTCTGCTCGTCATCATCATTATGGTGTCATGGTGGGGCTATGGGCTGTACTACCGGCTTTTTTATTACTGTTGTTGTGGTTGTGGCTTGCCCCTTTGGCAATAAATGGCCTAATGCTGGCGCAGTTGCCTGCCGAAATTGCCAGCTTACCGGCTGATCAGCTAAAGGTGGTGTCGCAGCGCATTAGCAATTTAGCCAGCAACTTTGCTATTGCCGGTGATGCTCAAGAATGGGAGCTAAAGGCTGCTAGCCATTTACAGCAATTGCGCACCAATAGCGCCTTGGTTCTAACTGCCCTTATTGCGGTTATTGCCGCTATGGGCTTATTGCTTAGCTTATATAAAATAACACCTAGATTACAGGCGAGGCAGCAAGTTGAGTCTGTGGTTAAAGTGTTACTTATTTTGTGCTCGGCCGTAGCGGTATTAACTACCATAGGCATAGTGTTATCTATGGTGGGTGAAACCCTTAAATTCTTTAGCTTTATTAATCCGGTCGACTTCTTCTTTGGTACTACTTGGAACCCGCGCTTCTCTACTGTGGGCTCGGCTGATCAAGGCAGCTTTGGTATTTTACCGTTATTATCGGGCACTTTTTTAATCGCTATTATTGCCATGTTAGTGGCTATTCCATTGGGCTTATTGGTCGCGGTGTATTTAGCTGAATATGCGCCCTTAAAGTTACGCAATACAGCTAAACCGTTAATCGAGGTGTTAGCGGGGATCCCTACTATTGTTTATGGCTTTTTTGCCTTAGTAACCGTAGGGCCATTTTTAAACCAATTTGGTACCTTGGTAGGCTTAGATATTCGTGCAACCTCAGCTCTGACTGCAGGTGTGGTGATGGGGATTATGATTATTCCGTTTATTTCATCACTTACCGACGACATTATTGTGCAAATACCGAAATCTTTGCGCGATGCCTCTTTAGGCTTAGGCGCAACTAAGTCTGAAACTATTATTAAGGTTGTTCTGCCCGCGGCCTTGCCAGGCATTGTTGGTGCTGTGTTGTTAGCTGCCAGTCGTGCCATTGGCGAAACGATGATAGTAGTACTAGCGGCGGGTAATAGCCCAGCGTTAACGGCAGATCCTTTTCAAGCTGTCTCCACCGTGACTGTGACTATTGTTAACCAGTTAACCGGCGATAATGACTTCTCTAGCCCGCAATCGTTAGTTGCCTTCGCCTTAGGTTTAACCCTATTTGTGATTACGCTACTACTAAATATCTTCGCCTTAATTATTGTGCGTAAGTACCGTGAACAATACGAGTAA
- the pstA gene encoding phosphate ABC transporter permease PstA: MTMPSANTTAASSNAAKQQQQKQLKAQQLVQQKIQASLAKRHFKEKLFRRLGLSAVLISLALVAILFINIFAKGLPAFWQSSITLDIYFDPAIVNISKMPERQKEETEQAFAQRYLEWQTELGFINFNRLITNSLKQVLPDANKHRRELSRIVTSGERYALRDLVMADPSIIGQTKQLNLLTDANIDVWLKGNIDRSLPDEQQQLSPVLQRWAEQLAEQGIIENRFSFALFMNPDSRSSLASAGLAGAFMGSFYMLLVVILLAVPMGVAAAIYLEEFAPQNRFTDLVEVNINNLAAVPSIVFGLLGASVLIGWFNLPMSAPIVGGIVLSLMTLPTVIIATRSTLKAIPASIRQAALGLGASKMQSVFHHVLPLAIPGILTGAILGVAQALGETAPLLLIGMKSFVASVPASPFEQSTALPVQIFLWQGNELRNFFEARTSAAIIVLLVMMLSLNGIAIYLRKKFQRNW, translated from the coding sequence ATGACTATGCCTTCAGCCAATACTACAGCCGCAAGCAGCAATGCTGCTAAACAGCAGCAACAGAAGCAATTAAAAGCGCAGCAGCTTGTGCAGCAAAAAATACAAGCTTCGTTAGCCAAACGGCATTTTAAAGAAAAGCTATTTCGCCGCTTAGGTTTATCAGCGGTGCTTATTAGCCTAGCCTTAGTGGCGATTTTATTTATTAATATTTTTGCTAAAGGCTTACCGGCTTTTTGGCAATCTAGTATTACCTTAGATATCTACTTTGATCCTGCCATTGTAAACATTAGCAAAATGCCAGAGCGGCAAAAAGAGGAAACAGAGCAAGCCTTTGCTCAGCGTTATCTAGAATGGCAAACAGAGCTGGGTTTTATTAACTTTAATCGGTTAATTACCAATAGCTTAAAGCAAGTGCTGCCCGATGCGAATAAGCACAGACGAGAACTCAGTCGCATTGTGACGTCGGGTGAGCGTTATGCACTGCGTGACTTAGTAATGGCCGATCCCTCTATAATAGGCCAAACCAAACAGCTTAACCTATTAACCGATGCCAATATTGATGTCTGGTTAAAGGGCAATATTGACCGCAGCTTACCTGATGAGCAGCAACAGCTAAGCCCAGTATTACAGCGTTGGGCCGAGCAGCTAGCAGAGCAGGGCATTATTGAAAATCGTTTTAGTTTTGCCTTATTTATGAACCCAGACTCACGCAGCTCTTTGGCTTCAGCCGGTTTAGCCGGTGCTTTTATGGGGTCGTTTTATATGCTGTTAGTGGTGATATTACTGGCAGTCCCCATGGGCGTAGCCGCGGCGATTTATTTAGAAGAGTTTGCGCCGCAAAACCGCTTTACCGACTTAGTTGAAGTGAATATTAATAACTTAGCCGCCGTACCTTCTATTGTATTTGGCTTGCTTGGCGCATCGGTATTAATAGGTTGGTTTAACCTGCCTATGTCGGCACCGATTGTCGGCGGTATTGTATTGTCATTAATGACCTTGCCCACGGTCATCATTGCTACGCGCTCTACCTTAAAAGCCATTCCGGCTTCTATTAGGCAAGCAGCGCTTGGGTTAGGTGCCTCAAAAATGCAGTCGGTGTTTCATCATGTGCTGCCCTTGGCTATTCCAGGCATTTTAACTGGCGCTATTTTAGGTGTTGCCCAAGCCTTAGGTGAAACCGCGCCCTTGTTATTAATTGGTATGAAGTCGTTTGTCGCTTCGGTGCCTGCCTCACCTTTTGAACAGTCGACTGCACTGCCAGTGCAAATTTTCTTATGGCAAGGTAATGAGCTGCGTAACTTTTTTGAAGCCCGAACCTCTGCTGCCATTATAGTGTTGTTAGTGATGATGCTAAGTTTAAACGGCATTGCGATTTACTTACGAAAAAAATTCCAACGCAATTGGTAA
- a CDS encoding S8 family serine peptidase, translated as MRFNRFISPTALAVALAIGNAQAALVPSQHEVDIDLSLLQLAADDQQLHTYIVEIKGKTGIEKAAELGELLPARQNVTQGLNRYNSTSANLQQYTNKLTEFHQQLANQAGSEKVLYSYTHTFNGFSAKMTAYQAEMLKHHANVVGVWRDEAQQLTTANTPAFLGLTGPEGQHTLGIKGDDVVIGIVDSGIWPEHPSFADDGSYAPLAGWSGACDAGEDAAFSCNNKLIGARYFKNSFESTYTIQPGEFISPRDADNHGTHTASTAGGNENVTAIFNGVPVATISGIAPRARIAAYKACWNSSYVSPEGANERGCFYGDTMAAIDQAVADGVDVLNYSIGGSLTDLTTVAAAAKLRAAQAGVFVAVSAGNSGPTAETVGTPAPWVTTVAASSYTGFSITNGIEVTSGPLSGVYRAVEGAQSRPLSVTGDITANVAIGVPLDGCTALTNATEISGQFALIQRGTCSFDIKLTNAQAAGAVGVIVYNNSDVAPSIMGGSVTDLVIPAVMITQATGNAINSAVSAGGTVEMKMSPNVFVDDVPEVGNIMASFSSRGPNQASYDVIKPDITAPGMKILAGASSKPMLTPPGRDFMYLQGTSMSSPHIAGMAALLKGEHNDWTPAMIKSALMTTARQNVTKENGTTPADPFDFGAGHAVPGQANNPGLTYDIENLDYYAFLCGLGKNSFVQNASGISCATYESSGYLTDPSQLNLPSIAISELAAAKVIYRTVTDVSGSASSYTVSVNAPAGTTVSVLTEDGSGNLVPGSLMNIAANGKANYALVFKPVSGATLEQWSFGSVTLSNGINNVRSPIAIKMIAPELITAPANVAGTLKANRGRYTFPVLMNYTGSTSTSIAGLSAPYGSNGTVTQDPDGTFSFNEAGMGAHRLAIPEGVSAVRFSLKSALSSVPEADLDLYVYRCIALSCTQVGISLRVGGNEEVTLLNPLPANDAAAGSFYMVWVHGYNLKGAASADYILPYWIVSGDEANTRIAASSRAIETRYNNITITSNGLTASPFPYLGVVKFHDNEGTEQATTLVELTAN; from the coding sequence ATGCGTTTTAATAGATTTATTTCCCCAACCGCTTTAGCGGTTGCTTTAGCAATTGGTAACGCACAAGCAGCGTTAGTACCAAGCCAACACGAAGTTGACATTGACTTGTCGTTATTGCAATTGGCTGCAGATGACCAACAGCTACACACTTACATTGTAGAGATTAAAGGTAAGACTGGGATTGAAAAGGCTGCAGAGTTGGGGGAGCTATTACCGGCTCGACAAAATGTTACTCAAGGCTTAAATCGTTACAATTCAACTTCTGCCAACTTACAGCAGTACACTAATAAATTAACTGAATTTCATCAGCAGTTAGCTAACCAAGCTGGCAGCGAGAAAGTACTTTATTCTTATACTCATACTTTTAATGGTTTTTCTGCCAAAATGACTGCGTATCAAGCAGAGATGTTAAAGCATCATGCTAATGTGGTAGGAGTATGGCGTGACGAAGCGCAGCAATTAACGACAGCTAATACACCTGCATTTTTGGGATTAACTGGGCCAGAAGGTCAGCACACCTTAGGTATTAAAGGTGATGATGTTGTTATTGGTATTGTTGATAGCGGTATTTGGCCTGAACATCCTAGCTTTGCCGATGATGGTAGCTATGCGCCATTAGCCGGTTGGAGTGGTGCTTGTGATGCGGGTGAAGATGCGGCTTTTAGCTGTAACAATAAACTCATTGGTGCTCGCTATTTTAAAAATAGCTTTGAATCTACTTATACCATTCAACCTGGCGAGTTTATTTCACCACGTGATGCTGACAATCATGGTACCCATACAGCATCTACAGCTGGTGGTAATGAAAATGTTACGGCAATCTTTAATGGTGTGCCAGTAGCCACTATATCTGGTATTGCTCCGCGCGCACGTATAGCTGCTTATAAAGCCTGTTGGAACAGTAGCTATGTTAGCCCAGAAGGCGCTAATGAGCGTGGTTGTTTTTACGGCGACACTATGGCCGCGATAGATCAAGCCGTTGCAGATGGTGTTGACGTATTAAACTATTCGATTGGTGGTAGCTTAACCGATTTAACAACTGTAGCAGCTGCAGCTAAATTACGCGCTGCACAAGCGGGTGTCTTTGTTGCTGTATCAGCTGGCAACAGTGGTCCTACGGCCGAAACTGTAGGTACACCTGCACCTTGGGTAACGACTGTTGCTGCTTCTTCTTACACCGGTTTTAGCATTACCAATGGTATTGAGGTTACATCAGGACCGCTTAGCGGCGTGTACCGTGCAGTTGAAGGTGCGCAATCAAGGCCTTTAAGCGTAACAGGAGATATCACTGCTAATGTGGCGATAGGTGTGCCGCTTGATGGTTGTACAGCGTTAACTAACGCTACGGAAATTAGTGGCCAGTTTGCACTAATTCAACGTGGTACTTGTAGCTTTGATATTAAACTCACTAACGCCCAAGCTGCAGGCGCGGTAGGTGTTATTGTTTATAATAACTCTGATGTTGCACCTAGCATTATGGGCGGTTCAGTAACAGACCTTGTTATTCCTGCTGTTATGATTACTCAAGCTACAGGGAACGCCATCAATAGTGCAGTGTCGGCAGGCGGTACGGTCGAAATGAAAATGAGTCCGAACGTTTTTGTTGATGATGTGCCTGAAGTTGGTAACATTATGGCAAGCTTTTCATCACGCGGGCCTAACCAAGCCAGCTACGATGTTATTAAGCCAGATATTACTGCGCCAGGTATGAAAATATTGGCAGGTGCGTCGTCAAAACCTATGCTTACTCCTCCTGGACGTGACTTTATGTACTTACAAGGTACCTCAATGTCTAGTCCGCATATTGCTGGTATGGCAGCTTTACTAAAAGGCGAGCATAACGATTGGACACCCGCGATGATTAAATCAGCGTTGATGACCACGGCAAGACAAAACGTCACTAAAGAGAATGGTACTACACCAGCGGATCCTTTTGATTTTGGTGCCGGTCATGCGGTTCCTGGGCAAGCGAATAATCCAGGTTTAACTTATGATATTGAAAACTTAGATTACTATGCTTTCTTATGTGGTCTTGGTAAAAATAGTTTTGTGCAAAATGCCAGTGGTATTAGTTGTGCAACGTATGAGTCCTCAGGTTATTTAACTGATCCTAGTCAGCTAAACTTACCATCCATTGCTATTTCAGAGTTAGCGGCGGCAAAAGTTATCTATCGTACAGTAACTGATGTTAGTGGTTCGGCATCTAGTTATACGGTGTCAGTTAATGCTCCAGCTGGTACTACAGTATCAGTACTGACTGAAGACGGTAGTGGTAATTTAGTGCCAGGTTCACTGATGAATATTGCTGCAAATGGTAAGGCTAATTATGCTTTAGTATTTAAACCTGTATCGGGTGCAACATTAGAGCAGTGGAGTTTTGGCTCAGTGACCTTAAGCAATGGGATTAATAATGTTCGCAGCCCTATAGCAATCAAAATGATAGCGCCAGAGCTAATTACAGCGCCGGCAAATGTAGCGGGTACTTTAAAAGCTAATCGTGGTCGTTATACTTTCCCTGTGTTAATGAATTACACAGGCAGTACTAGCACCAGTATTGCCGGCTTAAGTGCCCCATATGGCTCTAACGGTACTGTTACTCAGGATCCAGATGGTACCTTTAGCTTTAATGAAGCCGGTATGGGTGCTCATAGGTTAGCGATACCAGAAGGCGTGAGCGCAGTACGCTTTAGTCTAAAATCAGCGTTAAGCAGTGTGCCAGAAGCTGACTTAGACTTATATGTGTACCGTTGTATTGCCTTATCTTGTACCCAAGTAGGAATCTCGTTACGAGTAGGTGGTAATGAAGAAGTAACTTTACTTAACCCGTTACCGGCAAATGATGCAGCTGCAGGTAGCTTTTATATGGTATGGGTACATGGTTATAATCTAAAAGGTGCTGCTTCAGCTGACTATATACTGCCATATTGGATAGTATCAGGTGATGAAGCTAATACGCGTATTGCTGCTAGTAGTCGTGCCATTGAAACTCGTTATAACAATATAACGATAACAAGCAATGGTTTAACTGCAAGCCCATTCCCATATCTTGGTGTCGTTAAATTCCATGATAATGAAGGTACAGAGCAAGCTACAACTTTAGTTGAATTAACGGCAAACTAA
- a CDS encoding PEP-CTERM sorting domain-containing protein: MIQKSIFILMLTIFSFALMPQSAQAGPILSQELLIDDPDGPVSIGFLSIDIDHIIDGEVMQWQTFNLFGIDIVNSFGFFADYNEFDLNTGFTFLNFDVSDFSNSIAFQGFWDLDLGLGFLDVFTADADFLFADSFFLGPVTAASPVSEPATAFLFLIAAGGLLMRRRFNS; encoded by the coding sequence ATGATTCAAAAGTCTATTTTTATCTTAATGCTAACGATATTTAGTTTTGCATTAATGCCGCAAAGTGCTCAAGCAGGGCCAATTTTAAGTCAAGAGTTACTTATTGATGATCCTGATGGTCCTGTTTCTATTGGTTTTTTATCAATAGATATTGATCATATTATCGACGGTGAAGTAATGCAGTGGCAAACGTTTAATCTGTTTGGCATAGATATAGTTAATAGTTTTGGTTTTTTTGCTGATTATAATGAGTTTGACCTTAATACTGGGTTTACTTTTTTAAACTTTGATGTTAGCGATTTTTCTAACTCTATTGCATTCCAAGGCTTTTGGGATCTAGATCTTGGTTTAGGCTTTCTTGATGTCTTTACAGCAGATGCTGACTTTTTATTTGCCGATTCGTTTTTCTTAGGCCCTGTAACAGCTGCATCGCCAGTTTCTGAGCCGGCAACAGCTTTTTTATTCCTAATTGCTGCTGGTGGCTTATTAATGCGTCGTCGCTTTAACTCATAA
- the pstB gene encoding phosphate ABC transporter ATP-binding protein PstB, which produces MIKNALKNEDKPANVKIATKGVKVFYGQNQVLHGIDMDIYANEVISFIGPSGCGKSSFLRCMNRMNDTIEHCRVEGQIMLEQRDINAANIDVVQLRAQVGMVFQKPNPFPKSIYENIAYGPKLHGLAERKADLDDIVESSLRRAGLWDEVKDRLDQPGTGLSGGQQQRLCIARSIAVSPEVILMDEPCSALDPIATAIIEELIDELKQNFTIVIVTHNMQQAARVSDRTAFFHLGQVVELGYTNELFANPKQKRTEDYITGRYG; this is translated from the coding sequence ATGATTAAAAATGCACTTAAAAACGAAGATAAGCCCGCTAACGTAAAAATAGCCACTAAAGGCGTTAAAGTGTTTTATGGCCAAAACCAAGTGCTGCATGGCATTGATATGGATATTTATGCCAACGAGGTTATTTCGTTTATTGGCCCTTCAGGTTGCGGTAAGTCGAGCTTTTTACGTTGTATGAACCGAATGAATGACACTATTGAGCATTGCCGTGTTGAAGGGCAAATTATGCTAGAGCAGCGTGATATTAATGCCGCCAACATTGATGTGGTGCAATTAAGAGCCCAAGTGGGCATGGTGTTTCAAAAGCCCAATCCTTTTCCTAAGTCTATTTACGAAAATATTGCTTATGGCCCTAAGTTGCATGGTTTGGCCGAGCGTAAAGCCGACTTAGACGATATTGTTGAATCTAGCCTACGTCGCGCAGGTTTATGGGATGAAGTAAAAGATCGCTTAGATCAACCCGGCACTGGCTTATCTGGCGGCCAACAACAACGCTTGTGTATTGCTCGCAGTATTGCCGTTAGCCCAGAAGTGATTTTAATGGATGAACCATGCTCGGCGCTGGACCCCATTGCTACCGCTATTATTGAAGAGCTAATTGATGAGTTAAAACAAAATTTCACTATTGTTATTGTTACCCACAATATGCAGCAAGCAGCACGAGTCTCTGATCGCACAGCATTTTTTCATTTAGGCCAAGTGGTAGAGCTAGGCTATACCAATGAGTTATTTGCTAACCCTAAGCAAAAACGAACGGAAGACTATATAACGGGTAGGTATGGTTAA
- the tdh gene encoding L-threonine 3-dehydrogenase: MKALAKLKAEPGIWQTEVEKPEVGPNDVLIRIKKTAICGTDVHIYKWDDWAKETIPHGMVVGHEYVGIIEGMGSEVKGFKVGDRVSGEGHITCGHCRNCRAGRVHLCRNTFGVGVNRAGAFAEYLVIPAYNAFKIADNIPDNIAAIFDPFGNAVHTALSFDLVGEDVLITGAGPIGIMAAAVARHVGARHVVITDVNPYRLELALKMGATRAVDVSKQDLKQVMKELGMTEGFDVGLEMSGVPAAFNSMLETINHGGKIAMLGIPPSDMAVDWNKVIFKGLIIKGIYGREMFETWYKMASLIQSGLDLTPMITHEMPVDQFQAGFDIMCSGQSGKVILNWS, encoded by the coding sequence ATGAAAGCATTAGCAAAACTTAAAGCGGAACCAGGAATTTGGCAAACTGAAGTTGAAAAGCCAGAAGTAGGTCCGAATGATGTATTAATCCGAATTAAAAAAACTGCCATTTGTGGTACTGATGTCCATATTTATAAATGGGACGATTGGGCTAAAGAGACTATTCCGCATGGCATGGTAGTTGGTCATGAATATGTCGGTATTATTGAAGGCATGGGTTCAGAGGTTAAAGGCTTTAAAGTTGGTGATCGTGTCTCTGGAGAGGGGCATATCACCTGTGGCCACTGCCGGAACTGTCGTGCTGGTCGGGTGCATTTATGCCGTAATACCTTTGGCGTTGGTGTTAACCGAGCTGGAGCTTTTGCTGAGTATTTAGTGATCCCTGCCTACAATGCTTTTAAAATTGCAGATAATATTCCAGATAATATTGCTGCTATTTTCGACCCATTCGGTAACGCTGTTCATACTGCTTTATCTTTTGACTTAGTGGGGGAAGATGTCTTAATTACTGGTGCTGGACCTATTGGCATTATGGCTGCAGCGGTAGCGCGCCATGTCGGAGCCCGCCATGTTGTGATAACAGACGTTAACCCTTATCGTTTAGAGCTTGCTTTAAAAATGGGCGCAACTCGTGCAGTAGATGTTAGTAAGCAAGATTTAAAACAAGTGATGAAAGAACTTGGCATGACTGAAGGCTTTGATGTCGGCTTAGAAATGTCAGGTGTACCAGCGGCCTTTAATAGTATGCTAGAAACCATTAACCATGGTGGCAAAATTGCTATGCTAGGTATACCACCTAGTGATATGGCAGTAGATTGGAATAAAGTTATTTTTAAAGGCCTAATAATAAAAGGCATTTATGGTCGTGAAATGTTTGAAACCTGGTACAAAATGGCCAGTTTAATTCAATCAGGCCTAGATTTAACGCCAATGATCACTCATGAAATGCCGGTAGATCAATTCCAAGCGGGCTTTGATATTATGTGCTCAGGTCAATCGGGTAAAGTGATCTTAAACTGGTCTTAG
- a CDS encoding substrate-binding domain-containing protein encodes MTLQTLSKIALAASLVVGINTAQAASRDTIQIAGSSTVLPFSSIVAEEFGQSFAQFRTPVVGSGGSSGGLRQFCQGVGANTIDIANSSRKIRSSEISACHSNGVKQIIEVKIGYDGIVFASRNDAAIFALQPLHVFLAQAAKVPVNGKMIANPYSRWSQIDKALPDQEILLAIPGSNHGTREVYEEKVVLPGCKTLPIVKALAKSEQKSFCTAMRTDGKVVEIAGDYTETLARLTAQKDALGVFGLSFYEANRDRIKVATVSGVEPNLESILSGEYPVSRPLYFYIKGEHIGIIPGLEEFAQYFVSDAVSGFDSQLEQAGLIPLSEEERSTISRNIRQKVAL; translated from the coding sequence ATGACATTGCAAACACTTTCTAAAATAGCTTTAGCCGCTTCACTTGTTGTTGGCATTAATACGGCACAGGCAGCAAGCCGCGATACCATTCAAATTGCTGGTTCATCAACCGTATTGCCTTTTTCATCAATAGTGGCTGAGGAGTTTGGCCAAAGCTTTGCTCAGTTTCGTACTCCGGTAGTGGGTTCGGGGGGATCATCAGGTGGTTTACGCCAGTTTTGCCAAGGAGTAGGGGCTAATACCATTGATATTGCAAACTCTTCACGAAAAATTCGTTCAAGCGAAATTAGCGCTTGTCATAGCAATGGCGTGAAGCAAATTATTGAAGTGAAAATTGGCTATGACGGCATTGTTTTCGCCTCTCGTAACGATGCAGCAATTTTTGCTTTACAGCCTTTACATGTGTTTTTAGCTCAAGCAGCAAAAGTGCCTGTAAACGGTAAAATGATAGCTAACCCTTATAGCCGTTGGTCACAAATTGATAAAGCCTTACCCGATCAAGAAATTTTATTAGCGATACCGGGTTCTAACCATGGTACTCGTGAAGTGTATGAAGAAAAAGTTGTATTACCAGGCTGTAAAACCTTACCTATTGTAAAAGCCTTAGCAAAATCAGAGCAAAAAAGTTTTTGTACCGCTATGCGCACTGATGGCAAGGTAGTAGAAATTGCTGGGGATTACACTGAAACCTTAGCCAGATTAACTGCGCAAAAAGATGCACTAGGTGTCTTTGGTTTAAGTTTCTATGAAGCCAACCGTGACCGGATTAAAGTGGCAACGGTATCAGGGGTTGAGCCTAATTTAGAGAGTATTCTAAGCGGGGAGTATCCGGTATCAAGGCCTTTATACTTCTATATTAAAGGCGAGCATATAGGGATTATTCCAGGCTTAGAGGAATTTGCTCAGTACTTTGTCAGTGATGCTGTCTCTGGTTTTGATAGCCAATTAGAACAAGCAGGCTTGATACCCTTATCTGAAGAAGAGCGAAGTACTATTAGCCGCAACATTAGACAAAAAGTGGCGTTATAA